In the genome of Thiomicrospira aerophila AL3, one region contains:
- a CDS encoding PFL_4669 family integrating conjugative element protein has translation MVEENQNPEKQESKPSQNARKKLVRPPRSKVKAAQSEKPDEKVVVNVKRKVSRGKTEVLSDHKNPGLINTDKSLSLHTKIGLMIFKGRAGDKETGVTEIPGMPIYADLLKRVWIAALAGDVYANWWIKKLEDNLDKAKHITKEINDELDEVFAGVSDRIDLGKSEASKPVAVDIDFASPYTYLVVYNLIDIDRLVAKMINLRHIALITPDEFEAYRRKLTSAMRRILLDLRGFKQTGCTLEDANNKTARYLEAEESMGVLPVEIMTFNPLHIPTKTKRKILGFKKVEAKS, from the coding sequence ATGGTAGAAGAGAATCAAAACCCTGAAAAACAGGAGTCGAAACCTAGTCAAAACGCCAGAAAGAAGCTAGTTCGGCCTCCGCGATCTAAAGTCAAAGCTGCACAATCTGAGAAGCCAGACGAAAAAGTAGTTGTTAATGTGAAAAGGAAAGTGAGCCGAGGCAAAACTGAAGTGCTGTCTGATCATAAAAACCCTGGATTAATTAACACTGATAAAAGCCTTTCTCTACATACAAAAATTGGATTAATGATTTTTAAAGGACGTGCTGGCGATAAAGAAACTGGCGTGACCGAAATTCCAGGTATGCCCATTTATGCTGATCTACTTAAACGCGTTTGGATTGCTGCTCTTGCTGGGGATGTCTATGCAAATTGGTGGATTAAAAAACTAGAAGACAATCTCGACAAGGCTAAGCACATTACCAAAGAAATTAATGATGAACTTGATGAGGTATTTGCTGGCGTAAGTGATCGCATCGATCTTGGCAAATCCGAAGCGAGCAAGCCGGTTGCTGTTGATATTGATTTTGCAAGCCCTTACACCTATCTCGTTGTCTATAATCTGATTGATATTGATCGACTCGTTGCAAAAATGATCAATCTTCGTCATATCGCACTCATTACACCAGATGAATTTGAAGCTTATCGACGTAAACTTACTTCTGCAATGAGGCGAATCCTGTTAGATCTTCGTGGATTTAAACAAACGGGCTGCACACTTGAAGATGCCAACAACAAGACTGCACGCTATCTTGAAGCTGAAGAAAGCATGGGGGTCTTACCCGTTGAAATCATGACCTTTAACCCACTACACATCCCCACTAAAACCAAGCGCAAAATTTTAGGGTTCAAAAAAGTTGAGGCTAAATCATGA
- a CDS encoding IS256 family transposase encodes MSQFDQEKLKAMAAELAKDVKTQADLSQLSAALLKMTVEAALGAEMEAHLGYAKHQPSEGANSRNGYSTKTLKGDHGEVDISVPRDRESTFEPVMVKKGQTRLTSMDDQILALYAKGMTTRDIVATFQEMYGAEVSPTLISKVTEAVMEKVTLWRSRPLDEVYPVLYLDGIVIKVRQDKQIVRKTMYVALGINLSGQKECLGLWLSETESSKFWLSVLNDIHARGVKDILIASVDGLTGFPEAISAVYPKTDVQLCIVHMVRNSLKYVGYKERKAVATDLKQIYQSVTEEEALLALEQFETKWDAKFPSISRSWRNHWDNIATVFQYSQAIRKVIYTTNAIESLNSVIRKAIKNRKLFSHDNSAFKIIFLAIESASKKWTMPIRDWNAAMNQFMILHEERLQAYV; translated from the coding sequence ATGAGCCAATTCGATCAAGAAAAACTTAAAGCCATGGCTGCTGAGCTGGCCAAAGACGTTAAAACCCAAGCCGACTTATCTCAACTTTCCGCCGCACTGCTCAAAATGACCGTAGAAGCGGCTCTCGGCGCTGAGATGGAAGCTCACCTAGGCTATGCCAAACATCAGCCATCCGAGGGTGCTAACAGTCGTAATGGCTATTCCACCAAAACCCTCAAGGGCGACCATGGTGAGGTTGATATTAGCGTACCGCGAGACCGCGAAAGCACCTTTGAGCCCGTTATGGTGAAAAAGGGTCAGACGCGCTTGACCAGCATGGATGACCAAATTCTCGCCCTCTATGCCAAAGGCATGACCACCCGTGATATCGTCGCGACCTTTCAAGAGATGTATGGCGCGGAGGTTTCGCCCACACTCATCTCAAAAGTCACCGAAGCGGTGATGGAAAAGGTCACCCTTTGGCGTTCCCGTCCGCTCGATGAGGTTTATCCGGTGCTCTATCTCGACGGCATTGTGATCAAAGTCCGTCAAGACAAGCAGATCGTCAGAAAAACCATGTACGTCGCACTCGGCATCAACCTCTCTGGTCAAAAAGAATGCTTAGGGCTATGGCTGTCAGAAACCGAATCTTCCAAGTTCTGGTTAAGCGTATTGAATGACATTCACGCCCGTGGCGTGAAAGACATTCTTATCGCCTCGGTCGACGGTTTAACCGGTTTTCCCGAAGCGATTAGTGCTGTGTACCCTAAAACCGATGTGCAACTGTGTATTGTTCACATGGTGCGCAATTCACTCAAATACGTCGGCTACAAAGAGCGCAAGGCGGTAGCCACTGACCTCAAGCAGATTTACCAATCCGTTACAGAGGAAGAGGCTCTATTGGCGCTGGAGCAGTTCGAGACGAAATGGGATGCCAAATTCCCCAGTATCAGCCGTTCCTGGCGCAATCATTGGGACAATATCGCCACGGTATTCCAATACTCGCAGGCGATTCGTAAGGTGATTTACACCACCAATGCCATTGAATCCTTGAACTCAGTGATTCGCAAGGCGATTAAAAATCGCAAACTATTCAGTCATGACAATTCGGCCTTTAAAATCATCTTTCTGGCGATTGAATCAGCCTCAAAGAAATGGACGATGCCAATTCGTGACTGGAATGCAGCAATGAACCAGTTTATGATTCTGCATGAAGAACGCTTGCAAGCATATGTTTAA
- the topA gene encoding type I DNA topoisomerase, whose protein sequence is MNLFIVESPGKIKSIQKYLGHGWQVMASVGHIRDLPVKEMGIEFNTWRLKYQLTDKGKGVYSKLKAAAANADRIYLATDLDREGEAIAWHLAVMLKIPESKIYRVKYPEITETAIKKALSNPGKINMNLVHAQEARRAIDRLVGYTVSPAVSRANNLKLSAGRVQSIIVRLIADRYQAFVDFKPRDYYGALIKLNGFEADWNTKPHLAAGDDYNFNRSLAVEAAGVTSVRVVATEHKDTTQKPPAPFITSSMQQAAVKKLNMNTEQAMKFAQELYEAALITYHRTDSVELSDDAIRMIRGYAQSQGLPLPATPNSFKGKSKNAQEAHEAIRPTDINVTSASSVSEGAAMLYALIHKQALVCQLAPAKLKKTTVKLVSDDGRFEYLAKGSILVSPGFMVISGSAEDAVLPSIDEGEIYDVIEGVVQDKKTKAPSLFDEASLLGELERLGIGRPATWAPTIKNIKQREYIKVDKKKLVPTETGMVLRRSLDGFGFMEYGFTAEIEDQMDAVSSGHDSYQNCVTQVFQSVVKDLSSHFGYAGEGEDFFLPPKERDYQASEKQVAVAKKMADVLGLELDIDLTSGKAVSAFLEANATAYKSSFKPSDKQLEYAQGLALTLGVTIGPDMLSSALKLSEWIDKNRQLAFAKRPPTEKQLAFAQKLADENGVSLPSDVSTSSGTCSDFINQYMGDKPKKIKRVVKKAK, encoded by the coding sequence ATGAATCTGTTTATTGTTGAATCCCCCGGTAAAATTAAATCGATCCAAAAATACCTTGGTCATGGTTGGCAAGTGATGGCCTCGGTCGGTCACATTAGAGATCTTCCGGTTAAAGAAATGGGGATTGAATTTAATACCTGGCGATTAAAGTATCAGTTAACCGATAAAGGTAAAGGCGTTTACAGTAAGCTTAAAGCCGCCGCAGCTAATGCAGATAGGATTTATCTTGCTACCGACTTAGATCGTGAAGGTGAGGCTATAGCATGGCATCTAGCGGTCATGCTTAAAATCCCTGAATCGAAAATTTATCGGGTTAAATACCCTGAGATTACTGAAACCGCGATTAAAAAAGCCTTATCGAATCCAGGCAAGATAAATATGAATCTTGTACATGCACAAGAAGCACGTCGGGCCATTGATCGACTGGTCGGTTATACGGTATCACCGGCAGTATCACGCGCTAATAATCTTAAGCTTTCAGCCGGTCGTGTGCAGTCGATTATTGTTAGATTGATTGCAGATCGCTACCAGGCTTTTGTCGATTTTAAACCGCGTGATTATTATGGTGCTCTCATTAAGCTCAATGGGTTTGAAGCTGATTGGAATACCAAGCCACATTTAGCCGCTGGCGATGATTACAATTTTAATCGCTCGCTTGCAGTTGAGGCCGCTGGTGTTACCAGTGTTCGCGTTGTGGCCACTGAACACAAAGACACAACACAAAAGCCCCCCGCTCCGTTTATCACATCCAGTATGCAACAAGCCGCTGTTAAAAAACTCAATATGAATACTGAGCAGGCGATGAAATTTGCTCAAGAACTGTATGAGGCCGCGCTGATTACTTATCACCGTACTGATAGTGTTGAGTTGTCTGATGATGCTATTCGTATGATCCGCGGGTATGCACAATCTCAAGGTCTTCCTTTACCGGCCACGCCTAACTCATTCAAAGGCAAGTCTAAAAACGCACAGGAAGCCCATGAAGCGATTAGACCCACTGATATTAACGTGACTAGCGCATCAAGTGTGAGTGAAGGAGCAGCGATGCTTTATGCGCTTATACATAAGCAAGCCTTGGTATGTCAGTTGGCTCCGGCCAAGTTGAAAAAAACCACGGTGAAACTGGTATCTGATGATGGTCGGTTTGAATATTTAGCCAAAGGATCCATTTTAGTGAGTCCGGGCTTTATGGTTATTAGTGGATCCGCTGAGGATGCAGTCTTACCGTCTATTGATGAAGGTGAAATTTATGATGTGATTGAAGGTGTTGTTCAGGATAAAAAAACCAAGGCACCGAGTCTATTTGATGAAGCCAGTTTGTTAGGTGAATTGGAACGTCTTGGGATTGGCAGGCCTGCTACTTGGGCACCGACAATTAAAAATATTAAACAGCGTGAATACATTAAAGTCGATAAGAAAAAACTGGTACCGACGGAAACCGGTATGGTGCTTCGTCGATCACTTGATGGGTTCGGGTTTATGGAATATGGTTTTACCGCTGAAATCGAAGATCAGATGGATGCTGTATCCAGTGGCCACGATTCATATCAAAATTGTGTAACCCAAGTGTTTCAATCCGTGGTTAAGGATTTATCGTCTCATTTTGGGTATGCCGGTGAGGGTGAGGATTTTTTCTTGCCACCTAAAGAACGTGACTATCAGGCTAGTGAAAAGCAAGTGGCCGTCGCTAAGAAAATGGCCGATGTTTTGGGTCTGGAGTTGGATATTGATTTAACATCCGGTAAGGCTGTTTCTGCTTTTTTAGAAGCTAATGCTACTGCCTATAAGTCATCATTCAAGCCATCTGATAAACAGCTTGAGTACGCTCAAGGTTTGGCTTTGACTTTAGGTGTGACTATTGGCCCTGATATGTTATCAAGTGCGCTTAAATTATCCGAATGGATAGATAAAAATCGTCAACTTGCTTTTGCTAAGCGTCCACCAACCGAGAAGCAATTGGCATTCGCTCAGAAATTGGCTGATGAAAACGGTGTGTCATTGCCAAGTGATGTATCTACTAGCAGTGGTACTTGCAGTGATTTCATCAACCAATATATGGGTGATAAACCTAAAAAAATAAAGCGAGTTGTGAAAAAGGCTAAATAG
- a CDS encoding replication initiation protein: MSHGLTRLLDQAPYYPRCSDNKTAARVLPREYAIKQPYMQVNQPGLASWLVFDLDHTNSWIWEDEGLPEPNLIVSNPKNGSSHIFYAIKPVCTSDNAHLKPIRYMKAVYKAMAKALNADPAYSGPVAKTPFHAWWRTAELHTYEYELGDLAKSLTLELAPLWSDKERNMDDIEHSRHCYLFERIRHQAYALKSQHSCYKAFHDDVETIALKSNNFKQEGFAANLRISEVKATVKSICRWTWEKYTGKGGNRGVMQLSKAMPLHKKQALAAKHTHAARRKTSEQKVRQAIRILSKDHKKITINLIAQFAKLSRQTVAKYKSLINPAALSEGVISLKEAFNRSAKNVKNAVYQITAPGRVSRGRFATLIARASNDAISGDSRPIFRPTHRPLGRSGYSVRRFLHPTQFCACWRRGEGSETTGG, translated from the coding sequence ATGTCACATGGCCTAACCCGCCTGCTTGATCAGGCTCCCTACTACCCTCGTTGCAGTGATAACAAGACTGCTGCCCGAGTATTGCCGCGTGAGTACGCCATTAAGCAGCCCTACATGCAGGTTAATCAACCAGGCCTGGCTAGTTGGCTGGTTTTTGATTTAGACCACACAAATTCTTGGATCTGGGAAGATGAAGGCCTGCCTGAACCAAATCTAATAGTGAGCAATCCCAAAAATGGCTCTTCTCACATTTTCTATGCCATCAAGCCGGTATGCACAAGCGACAACGCACACCTAAAGCCCATTAGATATATGAAAGCCGTTTATAAAGCGATGGCTAAAGCACTAAATGCGGATCCTGCTTATAGTGGCCCGGTCGCTAAGACACCCTTTCATGCCTGGTGGCGTACAGCCGAATTACACACCTATGAATATGAACTTGGTGATTTAGCGAAGTCACTTACGCTTGAGTTGGCTCCGCTATGGTCTGATAAAGAGCGCAATATGGATGATATAGAGCACTCTAGGCATTGTTACTTGTTTGAGCGCATCAGACACCAAGCATACGCACTTAAAAGCCAGCATAGCTGCTACAAAGCATTTCATGATGATGTTGAGACTATTGCACTCAAATCAAACAATTTCAAACAAGAAGGTTTTGCAGCCAACTTACGCATTAGCGAAGTTAAGGCTACCGTAAAGTCAATCTGTCGCTGGACTTGGGAGAAATATACAGGCAAAGGCGGTAATAGAGGCGTAATGCAGCTGTCTAAAGCCATGCCACTGCATAAAAAGCAAGCACTCGCCGCAAAGCATACTCACGCTGCTCGCAGAAAGACATCCGAACAAAAAGTACGCCAAGCAATCCGAATTCTCTCTAAAGACCACAAAAAAATCACAATCAATCTTATAGCACAGTTTGCAAAGTTGTCACGCCAAACCGTGGCCAAGTACAAATCCCTCATTAATCCAGCCGCCTTAAGTGAAGGTGTTATCAGTCTCAAGGAGGCTTTTAACCGGTCAGCAAAAAATGTTAAAAATGCTGTCTATCAGATAACTGCACCCGGCAGGGTATCAAGAGGTCGCTTTGCGACTCTTATTGCTCGGGCATCGAATGATGCCATTAGCGGCGATAGCCGCCCCATTTTCAGGCCGACGCACCGACCGTTAGGGCGGTCTGGTTATTCGGTACGTCGGTTTTTACATCCCACACAGTTTTGTGCATGTTGGCGTCGGGGCGAAGGGAGTGAAACGACCGGAGGGTAG
- a CDS encoding DUF2857 domain-containing protein: protein MSKQKSLYLGIMSYVHDLIQDGDLARVKNMGFDQEMIERISKISMAELNNICNRRVCLFDIQVSKAMTLLLKDVDEGDLLDKCILAGASNEFLYRYFGLTSKAASTRRFILRFNVRHHRRIPADENQEHEIMYVYHHFLGDRTLDDLEPIDFLDLHSQVNQVVKDESEISLKVIWGVVNRYHDYEPQIASKINRTKAG, encoded by the coding sequence ATGTCAAAACAGAAATCATTGTATCTAGGTATTATGAGTTATGTTCACGATCTGATTCAAGATGGTGATTTAGCACGAGTAAAAAACATGGGCTTCGATCAAGAAATGATCGAGCGCATTTCAAAAATCAGCATGGCTGAGCTAAACAACATTTGCAATCGCCGTGTATGCCTTTTCGATATTCAAGTATCTAAAGCTATGACACTGCTTTTAAAAGATGTTGATGAAGGTGATTTACTTGATAAGTGCATACTGGCAGGCGCATCTAACGAATTTTTGTATCGTTATTTTGGTTTAACGTCAAAAGCAGCGTCAACACGTCGATTTATTCTGCGCTTTAATGTAAGACATCATCGACGCATACCTGCTGACGAAAACCAAGAACACGAGATCATGTATGTGTACCACCACTTTTTAGGTGATAGGACATTGGATGACCTTGAGCCTATTGATTTTTTAGACTTGCATAGTCAAGTCAATCAAGTTGTGAAGGATGAAAGCGAGATAAGCTTAAAAGTTATTTGGGGGGTTGTTAATCGTTACCACGACTATGAACCCCAGATAGCAAGCAAAATCAATCGCACTAAAGCGGGTTAA
- a CDS encoding single stranded DNA-binding domain-containing protein, with protein sequence MANQIMTVTGNIGSTPTFKSADYNLCEIFLVTEEYKSGENGIETRQGSQAAYQVTVWAPRDQPQALEQLRVLKTGMRIEVSGAYKDGIYTKEDTGEQLIGRSISCSPSDIKIKLNRIENITMRAKQNNGQRQNMGQPQFNQDNHDDNYGF encoded by the coding sequence ATGGCTAATCAAATTATGACAGTGACAGGTAATATTGGATCAACACCGACTTTCAAAAGTGCGGATTACAACTTGTGTGAGATCTTTTTGGTAACTGAAGAGTACAAGTCTGGCGAAAATGGCATAGAGACACGCCAGGGATCACAAGCTGCATATCAGGTTACGGTATGGGCACCGCGTGACCAGCCGCAAGCATTAGAGCAATTGAGAGTCCTTAAGACGGGTATGCGTATAGAAGTATCTGGTGCCTATAAAGACGGTATCTACACAAAGGAAGATACAGGCGAGCAATTGATTGGTCGTTCTATTAGCTGCTCCCCTTCTGACATCAAAATTAAGTTAAATCGTATTGAAAATATCACCATGCGAGCTAAACAAAATAATGGCCAACGTCAAAATATGGGGCAGCCCCAATTCAACCAAGACAATCATGATGATAATTACGGTTTTTAA